From a single Marinobacter sp. THAF197a genomic region:
- a CDS encoding Maf family protein produces the protein MKTLILASASPRRAELLQQIGLTFRVQPADIDETVAEGESAEHYVERLAREKALRVAGENPDAVVLGSDTSVVLQGEILGKPVDAAEAKATLVRLSGQQHQVMTAVALARGEVCQSHLSVTNVTFRSLSEAEIRAYVDSGEPMDKAGSYGIQGLGGIFVQELQGSYSAVVGLPLLETAGLLAEAGFPVWQNWPSCKESQT, from the coding sequence ATGAAGACACTGATTCTTGCATCTGCCTCTCCTCGCCGGGCTGAGCTGTTACAGCAAATCGGGCTGACGTTCCGGGTGCAGCCCGCGGATATTGATGAAACCGTGGCCGAGGGAGAGTCGGCGGAGCATTATGTGGAACGCCTGGCCCGTGAGAAAGCGCTAAGAGTGGCCGGCGAGAATCCCGACGCAGTGGTTCTGGGCTCGGATACCTCAGTGGTCTTGCAAGGTGAGATTCTGGGGAAACCGGTCGATGCGGCGGAGGCAAAAGCCACACTGGTCCGGTTGTCTGGCCAGCAGCACCAGGTGATGACGGCGGTGGCGCTGGCGCGGGGAGAGGTCTGCCAATCGCACCTGTCGGTCACCAACGTGACCTTTCGAAGCCTGTCCGAGGCCGAGATCCGGGCCTATGTTGATAGTGGCGAGCCCATGGATAAGGCCGGTAGCTACGGCATTCAGGGCCTGGGTGGTATCTTTGTCCAGGAATTGCAGGGCAGCTATAGCGCGGTGGTGGGTTTGCCCCTCCTGGAAACCGCCGGGTTGCTGGCAGAGGCCGGTTTTCCGGTCTGGCAGAACTGGCCGAGTTGTAAGGAGAGCCAAACATGA
- the mreD gene encoding rod shape-determining protein MreD, with the protein MLSVISYPLFFVTVVLALVLSISLFPVGWFEFRPEWLGLVVFYWTFRAPAQFGILMAWCLGLLLDVLEATPLGTNALGMALIAFLVLTIHQRLRMYPLPQQCLMVFLLLGINQMLVHFIKQLLGADMAGFSYLWPALTSAVAWPFVSGLLDRLNRKLG; encoded by the coding sequence ATGCTGTCGGTCATTAGCTACCCACTGTTTTTCGTGACCGTTGTGCTTGCGCTGGTGTTGAGTATATCCCTGTTCCCGGTAGGCTGGTTTGAATTCCGCCCGGAATGGCTGGGTTTGGTGGTTTTTTACTGGACCTTCCGTGCACCGGCGCAGTTTGGGATCCTGATGGCCTGGTGTCTCGGGCTATTACTGGATGTGCTTGAGGCCACCCCCCTGGGCACCAACGCGCTGGGTATGGCACTCATTGCTTTCCTGGTGCTGACTATCCATCAGCGCCTGAGAATGTACCCGCTACCGCAACAATGCCTTATGGTCTTCCTGTTGTTGGGCATCAACCAGATGTTGGTGCACTTCATCAAACAACTGCTGGGCGCCGATATGGCAGGGTTCAGTTACCTGTGGCCGGCATTAACCAGTGCGGTCGCCTGGCCCTTTGTCAGTGGCCTGCTGGATCGCCTGAACCGGAAGCTGGGCTAG